A genome region from Hemitrygon akajei chromosome 14, sHemAka1.3, whole genome shotgun sequence includes the following:
- the LOC140738941 gene encoding uncharacterized protein, translating into MRVQVKFMTGEGFGLDVDPFIQVSTLKMKIEQKTKVPTFQQHLMVQNGQSVEMQDNRSLNYYNLYPSPTIMLLVRKEEPMQIFLRNDKGKTTTYDVLPSETVQSFKERVHRQEGVRPEQQRLVFESNQLEDGQLLSDYNIKPQSTIFLQLRLRGG; encoded by the coding sequence ATGAGAGTTCAGGTGAAGTTTATGACTGGTGAGGGTTTCGGACTTGATGTCGACCCTTTCATACAGGTGTCGACTCTCAAGATGAAAATCGAGCAAAAGACCAAAGTGCCCACTTTCCAACAGCATCTGATGGTACAAAATGGTCAAAGCGTGGAGATGCAGGACAACAGAAGTCTGAACTACTACAACCTCTACCCCAGCCCCACCATCATGTTGCTGGTCAGGAAAGAGGAACCCATGCAGATCTTCCTCCGGAATGACAAGGGCAAAACCACGACCTACGACGTGCTGCCCTCTGAGACCGTGCAGAGTTTTAAAGAGCGGGTCCATCGGCAGGAGGGGGTCAGACCCGAGCAGCAGCGCCTGGTCTTTGAGAGTAACCAGTTGGAGGATGGCCAGTTGCTCTCCGACTACAACATCAAGCCTCAAAGCACCATCTTTCTGCAACTCCGTCTTCGTGGAGGTTAA